The DNA segment ACGTGAAGTAAAAAATGGGAAGAGGATGGCGCGAGGTaagaagggaggaagagggccCCTTCGCACAGTAAGGGTCAGCAGGTGTTGGTGCACACAAGCATACCCACTGACTCGGAGagagacaacaacaacaaaaaagaggcGACGGTTAGCGTGCAGTCAACGCGGAGCGTGAAACTGGGTGACGGCAAAAGACAGAAgagcatgcacacacacaaaaaaaagcggatgcgaggcgtgcatgcgcatTGTTATGTGCTCGATTTCGCCTTCACCCCTGAGGGTGAGCCAGAGACTGGCGGGTTCGATGTGAGcgagggggaaagggagggaaggaggagaatCTACAAAGGCAAACctgaaaacaaaaaaagaaaaaaaaactgcCCTGCCGCACGGCGCAGTGAATACACGCAAACAAAAACGCTCTCCTGTACACTACACAGCCCACCCACCtatacgcacacaccgacaccgacGCATTTTTAAGCTGTAGAGATGGCAACAGAAAAGGACTCACGCCAAAAAAAAGTGGTTAAGGCTCATCCGTGAGTAGAGacagcgcagcagaggcgcaaACGCAAAGCgatttttctttttttttcagcaCGCCAATTCTCTGCCAGTACGTCATGGGCTGAACACACGACCCCCGGCCTGTCACAGGCTTCCCCGTCAGCTGGTGCCTCGCGGTGGTGGGCACGGGTGCTACATTCATGCGCTGACTCAGTCATCTGAGAACGGCATCGTGCCTCAAACTCtactcaccaccacccgaatcgcaggtcgcctcacagcggcccccatcatgccggtcgccacctcgCGCATTCACCTTGGGGTGGCTCCCAGGCTCCGCACAGTAGAGAGTGTGAGGaccgggggtgggggttggGAGatgggatacgctcgagtaACGCTAAAACTCTGCCTCATCCTATGGATGGTGCAAGCGTGTCGACTGTTGCAGGTCTCTTAGACGCAgtgccatccaggacctgaataccgacatccgcagcgatacatcgctctgacctctcTCTACGTCACAGGGACTCCGACCCTGcccaccaccagaggtggttcgACATTGGCAGGGGCGATAAAGTAGGGGTGCTGTTTGGCTTCCCCAGACGCATTGGAGGCACTGAACTCGGCGACACCACGTGCTGAGGTGTTACCTTGTGATAATGGTCATGCAGAGCGACGAAAAAGCAAAAGATGAAAAAACCCCAAAAAATTAGAGGAAATTTTAGCGTCGCTGTCGTGCAGAAGCCTCTATGCCTCCCTCTTTCCACTTTTAGTTGCGCCTTAATTTCCCatgccttttcttttttcttgcgCTTTTCGCATACGAAACGTACGTCTATGGCACCTCACGCGTGTCCAGTACAACACCGCCGTCACTACAAGACTGGGAAGGCACCAAACAGGTATGtgtggggaaggagggatggggagagggatgGAGGGGAGTAGGAAGATACTTCCACAAAGCTTTAAGCGTGGAAACACAGACCCACCACGCACGGATTATCCTTGCCTTGCACCTCTCTTACTCACAATTCTGCTCACCGCGTCATGGACTCCCTCCTTTTCTCGCCGCCCCACGTCACCGAAAACTCGGCATAACAAGGCAAAATCGGGAgtcggggagggaggggggcatcGGGGAACGGAAAGGAGTTCGGCCAAGTGGCCCTTCCGCTTGAACCTGTGCCCCTGCGCGTGCATGAAagaatgtgtgtgtgtgtgccaagCTCATTCGCGAACGGTGCAGAGAGGTTGAAAAAAAGGGTGGAGCGAAAAAGATGTGCACGGACGGACACAAAGGCAAGGAGGGAATCGCTGACATACTCGGTGACTTTTGCACCATCGAACGTGTACAAAACAGGGAACAACAAAGAATCAGAAAAATGAAATCCGTCGTGTGCGCATGGGCGCCTCTATGATGAGCAGACACCGTTCGAGAAAGTTCAGTGCAGCACTGCTCACCAAGCACGCATACACTCGCACACGTAaacacgcatgcgcgtgcatgcacacCCGTAAATACCCAAtaagagagaagggaaaaggAGGTAAAAAACGgtagaggacgaggacgtaCGCGATTGGAGGGTGAGTGGGGTTCGTTTTGGTGTTATGCCCTCACCAGCGGAGACAATAAATAACGAAAACAGAACAACGTGAGTACTCACAAAATTACGGGGGGGGGTATGTCAGCCGAACAGAAGGACACAGGggagaaggtggaggagggagtggagagggagagatcAAGGTAGGTGGGGAGAAGGATAGCGTGCGTGTATTCGTCTCTATGCGTAGGGAGGGGTAGGTGAGAACTGACATATGTGGGCGCGTCACGGGCTCCATGACGTGCTTCAACACGGAGCCCCTCAACAGAGCAGGTGCCCAGACGCCCTCCCACAAGTACGAGGCGTTCTCTGAAACGTTCCAACGAACACCCGCCCGCAACCGTCCTTCGCAGCACATCGtgcccttccccctccccccctcacccactTTTTAATGCACACTTCTGCTCCTTCGTGGCCGCTTTCCCTCTCGATCTCTATTTCGAAAgacaagcaaaaaaaaagtggaagaggggggagccgatgcacacaccaacacacacacacacatacacgcacaacgacacacacatgcgAAGGAAGGGAAGGATTCACTTGGAGGGAGTCGATCTCAGGAAAGAAGACATGTTAGCCAAGAAACAATTtaaaaaaaggaggaggagaagggtgGGAGGTGCGGAGTTCTGTGTGTTTTTCCCCACCTCGAGGAGCCAcccttgcacacacacacacacacacacgaacatACACAACCACATCTATATacgtatgtatatatatatatatattcgcACACCGAGGGGGataaacacacgcacgtgcccaTCCCTTCAACAACAACGAGGCAGTCCAACCTACAACGAAGGACCGACGGaaaacacaaaagaaaaaaataaGAAAACACagatacgcacacacgcacagagatACAGAAGCAAGGACGacgaagaaagaaaaaaaacgaaaagacgCGTCCTGTCACACCCGAAGGGGCCGGCAGGTCGCAAGCGGCGAAGTATTGGTTGTGAGAAAGACGTCaagacaaggaggaggagaaggaggctgACGTGTACGCTCGCAAGTGCCCGCCGTTCCTTCGTTCACTGTGAACGCCTTTACCATGGCTGCCAAATAGGTATCACCGGTACGCATGGGCGTTCCTCTGAACAGCTGTTTTCACGTGTCTCCTGTGactcaccccctccccgctcgcACGCCCCACGGGGCACAAGAGCGAAGCGCAGACAACATCAAtacagcaaaaaaaagattTACAGCTGCGAGGGCTGTGCTGGtaggaggagaagcagaagggagaaaaggggagagagacagacagacgcaaGCTTAGCCATGATTGAAAAAGATACAGCACTACACACACCTTATTTATGCCCgtgcctcctcgcgcaccttAGCCTCTCTCCGATGACTCTCTTACGTCGTTCGTTGTGCCGGTTCTATAACAAAACACGGACTTATTTCCGCTATCAAAGTTAGCAAaaccccccccacacacacatgcttACTTACACAGGGAAGTAAACGTAGAAAAGGGGAGGacggtggggtgggtggggggagagaaaaacaCTCGcttcgctcctctctccatcttgATCTGTACCGCTCTCCCTCTACGCATCGATGTGGTGTGCTGGCATTAAAGTGTCTCCCACAGTACGCGCGTCTAGACGAGGAACTTTGTCCTTGCTTTTATCTACGCACCCGTCATCGACTCCACATGCATGCCGCTCAGGCACTAGCAACGCACTAAAACACACTGACGGACACAGGGACAGGTACACGCTTAAGGCGGTCCAGATCATGGGAAGGAGTGACATTAGAGAAGGTGGGTAGGGGTGTGATCATTACTCTACCTTTTATCGGTGCATCGGGGGCCCTTGTTCAGCCATATtgtttttcccccttttgtTCCGTACGGTTTGCTCGCAGTTTTGGTTCGGTTACGTGGAAAAGGCCAGTGTTATGATCTTGTCGTTTATttggggaagaggaggaggggaggggaggggaaggaggaagaggggggaggtcgtttcttttttgttttcgcttTCTTTCGTCTTGCTCGTGTTCTCTACAGTGTTGCTTCTGCTCGTATTCTGCGCACATGCCGATGCATGCACATACAGGGTGCGCGTGGaaggaaggggaaggagtGCTGACAGCTGCCTCCTGGGCCTTGCGCACTTGCCTGTGAAAAAGAAGAGGGTGTGGTGaagaggtggggtggggtagAGGCACGGGGGGGGACAGTCAGAAAGCGGGTCGGCACCACTGTAGGAGAAGAAAAACTAAAAAGGTGAAGAGCCCCCGTGTCTGCTGTGTACACGTGCACCCCctctacccctcccccttgtgTGAACCACCATGCAGTCCATCATCACCCCCACTACATGCACCCAAGCAAGAACATATATGCAGaagaccacacacacgcgcgcacgaaaTTCCGAATTAACCGTTCACCGCCGCTTTCCGGCACAtgggcagggggaggggggggaacaAAGAAAATACAGCACAGATGCAGGCACCCACCAGCGCACATCTCCTGCTTCTCCTCGTAGAGTCTCTCgctgctcgtgtgtgtgtgtggggggaggggtgcgtgtCAGCGCGCGCGTCTTCTGCAGTATTGCCTCTCCTGTATTGTTTGCAAATTGGCGACGAGAAAgcgggagggaaggaggccttccctctctgcctctaCTACACCACACCGTAGATTGTGGCAGTGGTGCCGAAGCAAATGATTATGAcaccgcagaggaggagaacgatGGCACCAAAAAAGTTGTAGTAGCCGACCTTCTTCAACTCGTAGCCGCCACTGTAAATGAAGAAGAGCGCCGGAAAGACGAAGGCAATGAACCCGCCGGTGAATGAGCCGAGCAGGCCAAACACGGTGTTTACGTTCGGGATGAATAGACCACACAGCAGCGAGATGAGGCTGAGGAAGGAGCACAGAACGGCGTTCTTCCACCAGGCAACGGTGTGCAGATCCCAGCCGATGAGATGGTGCACGGAGTCGCGGGAGGGCAGAATATGCAGCGCAAAGGCAACGCAGAGCTTCACCACAAGGCCAACGTAGGCGACGGCAAAGTAGTAGTCTTTCAACGGCAGGTacatgcgcagcagcgaggaccCGACCTTGTCGCCAAAGTCGCAGTAGCCGAAGAAGCCAGTCACCCAGTAAAAGATGGTACAGATGAGCATGCTGACAACAACCTGCAACTCGAAGAAGCTCACGCTGGGCTTGGGGGTTTCGTTGAACACCTGGTACGCATTCGACTGGCACAGAAATGCGAAGACGAACTGGCCGAGACCTTGAATGGCTCGATTGCCCGTGTTGAACAGGCGCAGACCCTTGTTCGTGATGCCATCCTGCAGCCCATTGGTTGCGGAGTGGGCTACGACACAGACGACAAAGTACAAGACGAAGACAACGCCGAAGAGGGAGACGTAGCGGAGCGAGTTGatctgccgcggcagcgagagaggcagcatcAGCAACAGAAACGTGACTGACGTGAGCACGCGCTGGAAGCTGACAGTCCGGTAGTAGCCCTGGACGCGATCGTCGTTAAGAAAGGCGTGCCACAGGTCGTTGATACAGATTACGTAGGCGATACACGCACCCATGCACTTGATGAACATGATCACCGCTGTGAAGATATCTCCGCCGCGCCCAAAGAGAAGGCGCGCGGTCAGCTCGTAGCTCCTGATGCCCGTCTTGCCGTAGACtatggcgaggaggcgcaccgaGTACACCGTCAGAAGATAAATCACAATAAGGTAGATTGTGCCCATGACGATGCCGGAGGTGTCGAAGGCGTAGGGCAAGCCAAGGATACCAGCACCGAGGCTACTTCCAGCGAGATTGAAGACGCCGCTAGCGAAACCGCCCGGCGGGATCACGCGGCGCATCAGGCGTATGAGGAACATCGGCTGCTGCTTGGGCTCATCCGCACCTGCGTTGTACTCTGCCGCGAGTTCATGGAACTGGTCAAAGGTTTCACGCAtttccttctcttccttgTACATGGCCGCATCGATTTCGGCAGTGGCGCAGTTATCACCGCTCTCAGGGGTCGACGACTGAGCCTCCCCGTAACGCTGACAGTCGCCGCCCAGCATTGCAGCGTAGTCGGGGTTGTGGGACATGGTTTTGGtcacgtgtgtgtacgtgaaTAGGAGGAAACAGAGGAAACAAAGGAAacagagggaaggggggaagtgcaaaaaaaagaaaagggagaaacgaaaaaggtGCGATGGGCGTATCTGCGCGTACGTTCGTGTGGGTGTTTTGGTGGTGTGACGTGTGAGGCGCGCGGTGGGGTGTGCAAGTGAAGCAGAggggcagcagtggcagtaATAGCGTGTatgaggagggaggcagagagggcagCAGTGCACAGCTCATGCTATAAAGCACCGAAGTCGACCAGGTTTCTGTACCAAAGAAGGTGCTTTGCCGACCGTCATGGTGAGCATCGCCCAGTGGTGCGCAGGAGGCCGGACCACATGGCCCTACTACCACCGTGCGAGAAGCGGGACTGGAGTGACCGGAAAGGGGAGGCTaggcgtgcgagagagacgagaaTGAAGCGCCTCGTGCGCTCACCATGTCGGCTCACCGCCACCCCGACGGACACACAGGAGGGATACACCCTCATGTGTaccctcctcctttcccaACGACACGGCTGCCACGTAGTGGCACAATTTTTGGTTTTGCTTTAACAGATCTGAGGAACTGAAGCTCTTTGAAAACTTGAGTCCCTGTGtagaagggggagggggagtcgAAGAAATACCCGATCAACCCAACGTGTTCCGCTTCCGTGAACAGAGAAGCGAACCATCACGCCAGTGTCATGCGTCTTTCTTTTCATCTgtttcgtgtgcgtgcgtacaTCCGTTGAGTGCTCCTCCCTTGCCCATCAGGGGAcggtgaggagagggagagttGAACGCTGTTCTGTGTCGCGCAAACCAAAAACGGCGCCAGAGCGATACAAGGATAGGGAaacacacgccccccccccttccctccctccctccctcccctccgcgcACACGGCGGTATAGGTGGATATCCACCTACGCACTGTGCGCACGTACTTCAGAGCAGCGGAAGAGCACGCAAAAGAAGACACCCACGCCAttcagaaaaaaaaaggaaaacaaaaataaaaaagaaacggaGGAATCTGAGCTGAACTATCCGAGGCGCCACACAGgacgccgcacgcgcaccaaccgacaaccacacacgcacatatgcCATCGTCACATTTCGCTCGTGACGTGCCTGAACGTGTATGCACCGGCGTGCGTCCCTCTTTCCGTGGGTGCTGTGTAgctctctgtgtgggcgTCGGTCCGCGTACACCGCAGCCCTCTGACGAAGCGCAAGAGGAAGTTGGAAGGCAAATGAAAAAGGGAATAAGAGATCAAACCAACAAGATGAGAGGAGGGCGTGAGTAGGCGTCATCTGATCATGCCGGCGAGGACCGCATCATCGACAACTGTGGCGACGCGTCGCCAGCAAACGTGAGATGCTTGCCTGCCGCCTTGGGGCGCTCGTCGACGGCGGGCActgacggcagcggtgtaGCCGCCTCGGAAAGGCGTGAGGGTGGTAAACAGCCGTCCTCACCGTCCTCTGGGATCGGCGAAGGAATCTCAGTCGTCGTCACGGTACCAGCGGTGTGCTCGGTctcggtggcgctgctcacCCCTCCCTCAGCGTGGCAGCGGGGAGCACTATTGCCGTCGATAGTGTCGGAGTTGAGCGCAGTGACGCCGCTCGCAGTCCTCTCCTCAGCCTGTGATAAGTGCGCGAGGGTTACTGCGAGCGCAGAGGGCGGCGATGcgaccgcctcctcttcatcTATGCTCAGGCAAaccggaggcgctgctgcattgCCGTCTTCCATTGGCAAAGACTGCGCCGGTGTATCTTCGCACTCTGCGTGAAGCATCGCTTGCGGGGGCTGCGTGTGGCTCAACATCTCCGGCTCGCGCACTGAGGGCGTGACTGCGCCCTTCTCTGCGCATGCCGGACCAGTGGCGCGGTCCGACCCCGCAAGCGTCTCGTCACTCACGCCTGTCACATCAGCCTCAACAGAAAGGGTGCTGCCGGACACATCAACGCTGCCGACAGCCCCGCCGACAAGCGCGTCCACGGGGCTGCCGAGGTCGTCTTGGAGCGCAACCGTCGCCGAGACACGAGCAGCATTTTCGAGGTCTGCGTCCTCCCCATAATCGATCACGCGCGTCGCGTCTTCTGTCACTTCTTTTGATTCCTGCTTCTCAAGGCGGTGGCGTTTTGCCGCCGGTGACAGCGAGGCGGTTTGGTCGGTGCGCCTCTCCGTCGGGACGCTTGATGCATCGGGTtcgggctgctgctgtgcctccTGTTCGTGGGACTGCAGCTGTGTAGCGGGCACCTGAACGCTGTGCTCCTCAGCCAAATGAACTGACATAGCCACACAACTGAAAGCAGGAAGGAGCAAGGAGGCAACTGCACGCAGCGTTTCGTTGTCTGCGTTTTAGGTCTCGACGTTGCTCAGGTGAAGTGGTGGGGATGGGGTTGGGGTGCTTGTGAGTGCAACTCGATGCCGTTGCGGTGGCGACGGGTAAGAAAGGGTtgaggggagaagaagggagggTGCAACAGATTTGAAAAACGGCCTCTCTGAGGACGACCGGAGAACGCGCCGACCCACcgtgcagaggaggagcgtgagGAGGATGTGACGAGTGTTGGGTGGCGGAAAAGTGGGCCCTGGGGCAAGGCTCACATGACTGAGACCAAGCAGAGCCAAACGCGATCGTACGGCAGCAGACGATACGGTGGGTGCGTCCCTGAGGTCTCCGGCCACGTTATATTGCTGGGGTGTTCGATAGCGCAttcgtggtggcggcacgcAGACCGAGACAAACACGCGAAGAACAGGatgacaaaaaaaaatgaagagCGCGAGAGGCACTCGCACCAACACGGGAGGACTCTGTGCCCATACtctctgtccccctccccgtccttTGCATTGTGGCGAGCCTCAGAGGCAGCGGGAgggatgcacacacacgaagggacggaaaacaaaaacaaaagacaGCAGAACAGGAGCAATGAAGTggagaaaaaaacgaaaaatgaGGCACATCAAGGGTATGAAAAAAAGGCAGGaagggtgagggggagggaggagggggggggcaacaTAAATCGATTCATGTATCTATAGAGATAGATACAGAtagatgtgtgtgtatgtgcaaCGTGTATTTCTACATGTATACATGAAGATGAAAACGGAAATACACAGGAGAGGCAGGCAACAAGGCGTGCATTGTACACAGTGGCAACGATATACATGCACATACACGTGTATATCTATGTAtattcaaaaaaaaaacgagcaGAATAAAAAAAGGCAGGGAAGATACGAGTATattcttttttctcttcctccggTGTGATGGCGGCGAGCGCTACGGTAGCGAGGTGCCATCTGTGTGACTGTTCGACGCCACATACGCGAGCTTTTCAGCTTGGGCACGCCCGCGCGGATACGTAATCCGAGGGTCCCACCTCTTTGTGGCAACACAGCGTCCTGTGCGCGGAAGCTTCTCTCCGATGGCTCCCGTGCTCTTTCCGTCGGCAACTCCTCCCCATCTGCCTGGTCGGAGCTCAAAGCCGAGGCAGCGCATAAGCTAGAAACGGTCGAAAGAGTGGCGCCATGGGCGGTTTGCGCcgacgggggggggcaggaATGGGCCGGGCAGCCCAAACTGCTCGCGGAGAAgttgggagaggggggtCGTGAAGGCGATCCTTGCAGCACATGGCGTCGGTAATTCCGTGACGCTGTTTTTTTCTTACAGACCCTGGAACCACAGTGGCCGCGCAAAGGACTcttcgcagcggcagtcACGCACTCACGATGTGCGGCTTTCACAAGATCGTCGACGCCGTTGGATGCTCGTGAGGTACACTGCGAGTGTTACACGCATCACATCACCGCACCGCAAAAGTGTCTTCCGTGCGCAGAACACGCAAGTGGATGATGGGGCCCCGCACGTGAccacgcgcagcagaggGGTAGTGCAGACATAGAAATCGACCCAGGCCCCACTGCTGGTCACGTCGCTACCCACGGCCAGTTTTGCCGTAGCCTTCGCCGCACACGTCCACCTCAACAGGCAGTCTTGCCGGCGCTTGGCTTCCCCTGTCGCTCAGCACTGGGCGGACCGTAGCACCACGTTGGGGCGGCCGGCTTCGCTACGGAGACACGAAAAAGTAAATTATAATACAAGAAGCGGGACCCGATCGCAGGCAGGCGAGCCGCATGCCTCGTCACTATAAAGGAACagaaagggaggggacaCCGGCCAGCGAGCACACATagacgcgtgtgcgcacacatgcattCTATGAAAGACGTCCCTAGTTCTTGAGGCTAACGAGGAAGGCAACGCAAGTAACGGGGTAGGTTCAACG comes from the Leishmania mexicana MHOM/GT/2001/U1103 complete genome, chromosome 22 genome and includes:
- a CDS encoding putative amino acid permease; protein product: MSHNPDYAAMLGGDCQRYGEAQSSTPESGDNCATAEIDAAMYKEEKEMRETFDQFHELAAEYNAGADEPKQQPMFLIRLMRRVIPPGGFASGVFNLAGSSLGAGILGLPYAFDTSGIVMGTIYLIVIYLLTVYSVRLLAIVYGKTGIRSYELTARLLFGRGGDIFTAVIMFIKCMGACIAYVICINDLWHAFLNDDRVQGYYRTVSFQRVLTSVTFLLLMLPLSLPRQINSLRYVSLFGVVFVLYFVVCVVAHSATNGLQDGITNKGLRLFNTGNRAIQGLGQFVFAFLCQSNAYQVFNETPKPSVSFFELQVVVSMLICTIFYWVTGFFGYCDFGDKVGSSLLRMYLPLKDYYFAVAYVGLVVKLCVAFALHILPSRDSVHHLIGWDLHTVAWWKNAVLCSFLSLISLLCGLFIPNVNTVFGLLGSFTGGFIAFVFPALFFIYSGGYELKKVGYYNFFGAIVLLLCGVIIICFGTTATIYGVV